The Aquipuribacter hungaricus genome window below encodes:
- a CDS encoding flagellar biosynthetic protein FliQ, translating into MTDAVVVEIGLAALLLGAKLSAPMLLSALVVGFVVSLLQSVTQMQDPALAFVPKLVAVGLCLLLFGSWMIAEITVFTTDLYGRIPDLVRGG; encoded by the coding sequence ATGACCGATGCCGTCGTCGTCGAGATCGGCCTGGCCGCCCTCCTGCTCGGGGCCAAGCTGTCCGCCCCCATGCTCCTGTCCGCCCTGGTCGTCGGGTTCGTCGTCTCGCTGCTGCAGTCGGTGACGCAGATGCAGGACCCCGCCCTGGCCTTCGTCCCCAAGCTCGTCGCGGTGGGCCTGTGCCTGCTGCTGTTCGGCAGCTGGATGATCGCCGAGATCACGGTCTTCACGACCGACCTGTACGGGCGCATCCCGGACCTCGTCCGGGGCGGCTGA